The DNA segment AGATCGCCATCACCAGCGCCGGCACCGGCGATTGGCACCTGGGCGAGCCGCGCGACCAGCGCAGCCAGGCCACTGGCCGCGCCCGCGGCATCCCTCTGTCTGGCGTGGCCCGGCAATTCACCGCCGCCAGCTTCGCCGGTTGCGATTACGTCCTGGCCATGGACGCTGCCAACCGCAAGGCGCTGCTGGCGATGGCGCCCGACGACGAGGCGCGGGCCAAGATCGCCTTGTTGCGCGCCTTCGAGCCGGGCGCGCCTGACGACCATGCCGCCGCCGCGGACGTGCCCGATCCGTACTATGGCGGCCCCGGTGGGTTCGAGCACGTCTTCGACATCTGCCAGGCCGCATGCGCCGGCTTGCTGACCCAGATACGGCGCGAACACGGGATCTGATCGTGCTATCCGCACCGTTGGCGGCGGTGGTTAGCCGCGTGCTGGGAAGCGCGGTGACGGGCAGTCGGACATTGGCCGGCGGCGACATCAATCAGGCCTTCGCCGTCGCGCTGGCCGATGGACGGCAGGTTTTTCTGAAGACCAACCCCCGCGCGCCGCGAAGCATGTTCGGCGCCGAGGCGTGCGGCCTCCGCTGGCTGGCGGACGCTGGTGCGCTGAGGGTGCCGTTGGTCCTCGCCGCCTCAGCCAGCGACGATCTCGGGCCGGCGTATCTGATCTTAGAATTGCTCAAGCCCGGTCCGCCGGCGCGTGATTTTCACGAAACACTGGGGCGCGGTCTGGCGGCCCTGCATCGGGCCGGCGCGCCGCGGTTTGGCCTGGACCATGACAACTTCATCGGACGGCTGCCGCAATCCAATCAGCCGGTCGACGCCCGTGGCAGCCACGCCGATGCTGGCGACTGGGCGGCGTTTTATCGTGCCCGCCGTCTGGCACCACAGCTGAAATTGGCCGTCGACAACGGGTACGCCTCGCCTCGCATGCGCCAAGGGATCGAACGGCTGCTCGATCACCTCCCCTCGCTGGTCGGCCCTGCTGAACCTCCGGGGCGGCTGCACGGCGATCTGTGGGGCGGCAACCTCATGTGCACCGACGACGGCCAGCCGTGCCTGATCGATCCGGCGGCCTATGGCGGACACCGCGAGGTGGACCTGGCGATGATGCGCCTCTTTGGCGGGTTTCACGCCCGCACCTTCGACGCCTACGCGGAGGCGTCGCCACTTTCCGACGGACACGCCGAACGCGTGCCGCTTTACCAGCTTTATCCGCTGCTTGTGCACGTGAACCTGTTCGGCGGTGGCTACGTCGGTGCGGTCGAATCGGCCCTTGATCAGTTGGTCTAAAGACCGCCCCCGACTTGGCCGATGTACGGCAACGCGCGTGGGCTTCTCGTCTAAAAAAAATCAGGCCGAAGCAGAGGCCGCCACAGCGGTCAGCCCGATCGAGATGGCCCTCGATACCCTGGCCAACGTGCTGCGCATCCTGGGCGAGTTCGCGCTTGATACCGAGCAGCAAGAAGCCGCCGTCTTCACTCGGCTGTCGGAGCAGTGGGCCCAGCACGTGACGATGGCTTCGCCCCCGCCGGGACCGGACGTGCCGGGGCAAAAGGGCGCAGCCAGCAGCGATGCTTCGCGCCGCGACTGGACTGGCGTACGCGAGTTCGTGCGCGAGTACTGCAAGACCAGCACCGCCCACACCCAGACGGTGCTCACCGATCTGCGCCAGGTGATCTGGGTGTTCATCCAGAACCTCAACCATTCGTTCGCCCAGGACACGGAAGCCGACGGCCGCATCGGCGAGCAGCTGGCCAAGCTGGAGACGCTGGCCCAGTCGAGCTCGACCAGCGAGCTCAAGCGCGAAGTGTTGGCCACGGTGGTGGCGCTGGCCCAGATCGTCGAGCAGCGCAAGAAGCAGCATTCAGAGCGCGTCGAGGATCTGGGCAAGCAGGTGCGCACCTTGGGCAGCGAGCTGGATTCGGCGCGCAAGGACCGCGAGGTCGATCCGCTGAGCGGCCTTTACAACCGGCGCGCCTTCGACGAGTACGTCAACCGCAGCGTCGAGCTGTCGCGCGCCTTTGGCCAGCCGGTCTGCTTGCTGCTGGTCGATCTCGACGGCTTCAAGCTGATCAACGACACCTTCGGCCATCCGGAAGGCGATACGGTGCTGCGTCGATTGTCCGACGCCATGGCCCGGACGTTTCCGCGCAAGAGCGACTTTGTGGCCCGCTTTGGCGGCGACGAATTCGCGGTCGTGCTGCGCGAGACATCGCTGAAGGACGGGATGTCCCTGGGCGAACGGCTGCTGAAGGCGGCGCGGGCCACCGAGATCGAACGCGAAGGCGTACGCGTGCGGCTGTCGGTGTCCATCGGCATCGGCACCCTGCAGACCACCGAAGACGTCTCAAGCTGGCTGCTGCGCACCGACCGGGCGCTTTACCAGGCCAAGCGAGCCGGCCGCGACCGAATGGTGGCGGCCGACGACATCTCCGGCGCGCTGGTCGTGCGCTAGGTCCGCGCGGCGCGAAACATCGGCGCCAGCGGCGGCGCCGTGCCCAAGGCCAGCGTGATGGCGTGAGCCGCCTGGTGCACCAGCATGCCCAGGCCGTCCGCATAGCGCGCGCTGCGGCCGCGAACCGCGGCGGCGAGCGGCGTCGGTTTTCCGTACGCCATTTCCAACACCGCCGTCTGCCGACCCAGCGCCGCCAGGCCGGCGCGCGCCACTTCGTCTTCCCAGGCCGCGGGCGGCACCGCCGAGATCAAGACGTCCGCCTCACGCAGCGCGCGTGCCAACGCCTTTTCAGTCCACGCCGCCACGCTCACGCGCTGTCGCCGCCCCGCCGGAAAACGCGCGCGAATCTGCCGCCCCGCCGCCGGGTGCCGGGCCAAAAGACGCACCTCCGTGCGCGCTGCGGTCAGCGCTTCGACGGCGCCCGCCGCCGCGCCGCCCGCCCCGACCATCACCGCCACGCAGCCGGCCGCCACGCCGACATCCAGGTCAGCCAGCGCACCGATCAGGCCCGCCCCGTCGGTGTTCTCCGCGCGGGTGCGGCTACGCGCGTTCGCCGACGTGAAGATCAACGTGTTGGCCGCGCCTGCCGCCTTCACCGCCGCCGACGATGACGTGGCCAACGCTGCGGCGGCCGCTTTGTGCGGAATCGTGACGTTGAGATAGCGAAAACCGCCGGCCCGCAGCCGGGCCACCAGCGCATCGAAGCCGGCGGCGTCGACGCTCAGCGCTTGATAGCGGCCTTCCACCCCGAGCGCTCGGTACGCGGCCTGATGAATGACGGGCGAGCGGCTCTTGCTGACGTCGGCGCCCAGGACGGCGGCGTTGATCAAGGCTTCCTTTCAGCGTCGGCGGCCCGCACCTCGCGCACCTCGGCGTCCAGCTCGCCTTGGTTCAGGCGCACGCGGACGGCGTCGCCGGGACGGAGCTGGGCGGCGTTCGTGACCAGGTGACCGTCGGGGCCGACGGTCAAGCTGAAGCCGCGCTCGAGCACGCGCAGCGGCGACAACGCTCCCAGCTTGGCGTGGCACGATTCAAGGACACGGTGCCGCCGATCGCGTTCCAGGCGCATGCGGTTTTGCAGCCGTTCGTTAAGGGCGATCAGCGCCGCGCGCTGGACCGCGATCCGTCGCTGAGGGTGCGAGCGATAAAGCGCCAGCTCGACCGTGCGCAGCGCCGTGCGATCGCCGATCAGCCGCCGGCGCCAGGCGCGGTGGCTGCGTTCGACCAGGTCGTCGATGACCTGCCGCCGGCTGCCCAACAATCGGCGCGGATCCCCGAGCCGCGCCCGCGCCCGCTCCATGATCAGACGGCCCTGGTGCAGGTTCGCCTGCACGCCCCGGGCGCCGCGCCGGGACAACAAGGTCAGCTCGGCGCGCAGGTCGTCCGCCACCGGCACCGCCAGCGCGGCAGCGGCGGACGGCGTCGGGGCGCGCACGTCGGCCACGAAATCGGCGATGGTGAAATCCGTCTCGTGCCCGACCGCTGAGATCACCGGGACCTTGCACGCCGCGATGGCGCGCGCCACCGGCTCTTCGTTGAAGGCCCACAGATCTTCCAGCGAACCACCACCCCGCGCGACAATGATGACGTCGACGTCGGGAACATCCTGCAGCTGCCGCAGCGCCGAGGCGATGCTCAGCGCCGCGCCATCGCCTTGCACCGGCGTCGGCGCCAGCAAGATCGGAACGGGAAAGCGCCGGTGGGCGACGCGGATGATGTCGCGCAGGACCGCGCCCGACGACGACGTCACCACGCCCAGCCGCCGCGGCAGAAACGGCAGCGATCGCTTGCGGGTGGCGTCGAACAGACCTTCGGCGGCCAGTTTCTTTTTCAGCTGCTCGAAAGCGACCGCCAGCGCACCCGCGCCGGTCGGTTCGATGTCGGTGACCGACATCTGAAATTTGCCGCGACCTTCGTAGATGGTCAGGCGGCCGCGCACGCGCACGGCCATCCCTTCATCGGGACGAAAGCGCAGCCGGCCGGCCTCGCGCGAGAACATCACGCAGTCAAGCTGGGCCTCTTCGTCCTTCAAACAAAAATAGATGTGGCCCGGCCCCGAACGCTTGAGGCCAGAGATCTCGCCCTCCACGCGCACGTCGGCAAAACGCGCCTCCAGCACCAGGCGGGCGGCGCGCACCAACTCGGAGACCACGAAGATGCGCGGGGCCGCCGGCACCGGCGCGGGCAGCGACCCTTCACTGACTGCATCCGGCAGCGGCACCGGCGCTACGACGACCACCGGCCCTGACACGGCGGGCACCGGCAGGATCACCGCCACCGCGGGTATCGTCGCCGCGGACGCGGTGGGCGGAAACATCGCCAGGCGCGCCTCCAGGGTCAGCTGCTTAGGGGCTTCGCGCTCGGGCTTGGTCCGCGCGCTCATTTGCTGGCCGCCCGGGCGGCCGCACGTTCATAGTCGGCGGCACTGGCCCGCAGTCCTTCCAGATCGTGAAAGGCGCGGTTCTTTCTTTCTTCCGACTGCTCGGCCAGGCCGGCATATCCCCAGCCGCCGTTTTCGCCCCGGCGCAGCGGCACGCGGACGCCCGACACCAGGACCGCCGCGGCGGTGTCGCCCGCCGGATCGACGGCGATGGTGGCGTCGGCGACGGCCAGC comes from the Polyangia bacterium genome and includes:
- a CDS encoding shikimate dehydrogenase; amino-acid sequence: MINAAVLGADVSKSRSPVIHQAAYRALGVEGRYQALSVDAAGFDALVARLRAGGFRYLNVTIPHKAAAAALATSSSAAVKAAGAANTLIFTSANARSRTRAENTDGAGLIGALADLDVGVAAGCVAVMVGAGGAAAGAVEALTAARTEVRLLARHPAAGRQIRARFPAGRRQRVSVAAWTEKALARALREADVLISAVPPAAWEDEVARAGLAALGRQTAVLEMAYGKPTPLAAAVRGRSARYADGLGMLVHQAAHAITLALGTAPPLAPMFRAART
- the xseA gene encoding exodeoxyribonuclease VII large subunit, yielding MSARTKPEREAPKQLTLEARLAMFPPTASAATIPAVAVILPVPAVSGPVVVVAPVPLPDAVSEGSLPAPVPAAPRIFVVSELVRAARLVLEARFADVRVEGEISGLKRSGPGHIYFCLKDEEAQLDCVMFSREAGRLRFRPDEGMAVRVRGRLTIYEGRGKFQMSVTDIEPTGAGALAVAFEQLKKKLAAEGLFDATRKRSLPFLPRRLGVVTSSSGAVLRDIIRVAHRRFPVPILLAPTPVQGDGAALSIASALRQLQDVPDVDVIIVARGGGSLEDLWAFNEEPVARAIAACKVPVISAVGHETDFTIADFVADVRAPTPSAAAALAVPVADDLRAELTLLSRRGARGVQANLHQGRLIMERARARLGDPRRLLGSRRQVIDDLVERSHRAWRRRLIGDRTALRTVELALYRSHPQRRIAVQRAALIALNERLQNRMRLERDRRHRVLESCHAKLGALSPLRVLERGFSLTVGPDGHLVTNAAQLRPGDAVRVRLNQGELDAEVREVRAADAERKP
- a CDS encoding low molecular weight protein-tyrosine-phosphatase — translated: MVRLCFVCLGNICRSPTAEAVMRHLVKQAGLAAQIAITSAGTGDWHLGEPRDQRSQATGRARGIPLSGVARQFTAASFAGCDYVLAMDAANRKALLAMAPDDEARAKIALLRAFEPGAPDDHAAAADVPDPYYGGPGGFEHVFDICQAACAGLLTQIRREHGI
- a CDS encoding fructosamine kinase family protein, with the protein product MLSAPLAAVVSRVLGSAVTGSRTLAGGDINQAFAVALADGRQVFLKTNPRAPRSMFGAEACGLRWLADAGALRVPLVLAASASDDLGPAYLILELLKPGPPARDFHETLGRGLAALHRAGAPRFGLDHDNFIGRLPQSNQPVDARGSHADAGDWAAFYRARRLAPQLKLAVDNGYASPRMRQGIERLLDHLPSLVGPAEPPGRLHGDLWGGNLMCTDDGQPCLIDPAAYGGHREVDLAMMRLFGGFHARTFDAYAEASPLSDGHAERVPLYQLYPLLVHVNLFGGGYVGAVESALDQLV
- a CDS encoding GGDEF domain-containing protein — protein: MGFSSKKNQAEAEAATAVSPIEMALDTLANVLRILGEFALDTEQQEAAVFTRLSEQWAQHVTMASPPPGPDVPGQKGAASSDASRRDWTGVREFVREYCKTSTAHTQTVLTDLRQVIWVFIQNLNHSFAQDTEADGRIGEQLAKLETLAQSSSTSELKREVLATVVALAQIVEQRKKQHSERVEDLGKQVRTLGSELDSARKDREVDPLSGLYNRRAFDEYVNRSVELSRAFGQPVCLLLVDLDGFKLINDTFGHPEGDTVLRRLSDAMARTFPRKSDFVARFGGDEFAVVLRETSLKDGMSLGERLLKAARATEIEREGVRVRLSVSIGIGTLQTTEDVSSWLLRTDRALYQAKRAGRDRMVAADDISGALVVR